A window of Pan paniscus chromosome X, NHGRI_mPanPan1-v2.0_pri, whole genome shotgun sequence genomic DNA:
TGTAAGAGAAGATGGGTAGAACTTTCTTCCAAACATTTTTGAGAGATGCaagtcttttccttttcttgagtCAGGAGcatggagagaggaagaggatagATCCCATCATACCCTTGtacattttcattctcttaagcCACAATGGTTAATGCTCAAGACTCCGGTCAACAAACAGGGCTGTGGCTGTCCCCTTCCAGGGAGACCAACAGTATCTTAGAAAAGTTCTGCTCCCATCAATGTAAGATTGGTGAGCAGTTGTTTTTGCCCCCAAGAGGCTCTGAAATAAGTCAAAATAGAACAGTAATTAAATTAACTCTAAGGCTACATTACACCCTAGACTGAAAATTTGATCACAATTGCAGCCCTAATTTACAATTATGTCCAGCCATATTTCCTGACATAGCTGACAACAATTATACAATGACTCCCAAAGATAGCATTAAAATACTCCAAATAATACAATATCAACACATATAAAAATGCCTTAGTTTGAACTATAtgacctcacccccaccccatcaaCTATTAAACTCCAAGGGAAAAAGTTCTGcccaaaattaaatttctaattcAAAGTCCAAAATAATTAAAGTCCAAAACTCTGCCTTTCCCAATTTCTCGTTTTTCTCATTTCAGCCACATAGATCTCACAAAGATGTCTGCCCAGATATGGGGTTCCTTCAGCAGCTGCAGCCTTGGCTGTCTTCCTCTTGACTGGGTGTAGTTCCTTCAGGACCTCAGGAGTTGAATTAATCTAACCCCACAATTGCATGTCATACATATTAAAGAGTCCAAAGGGTCAAGAAGACATAAGATTATCACAATATCAACCTCAcatcaaaaaaattagaaagcacaCTAGTCCCCAGCCACTAGAACAGTTTTTTTAAGCAAATATATGACCCCAGGACTTAGAACATAGGGCAATACAGACCCACATTGCTGTTGTCAGTCAAACATCATAGTAGAGACTTAGTGGCAtcaaaaagcaaaagtagacagataaaacataggagaaaagagaacatcTTCTTTGTTTCATCCTCAGCAGGATGCCAATCTGTGCCGGTAGTCTGGACTCCATGACCTGTGAACTTAAACTAATTTGGAAGATATCTTGCAGTACAGTCCCAATATGATTGTACTGCCTTGAGTCCCAGCCCCAAATGTGCAGAACTCCATGGCCTTATTAGGCTGTTACTGCTAATGGAGCTTCTGTGAGAACCTCAATGAGAAAGCTTTGGTTTTGGCCAGGTGCTTCTCTCAAAAACCATGCTTGTACTTCAACTTTTCTTTCCTAGGCTTTGGTTAACCTCCACCAATGGCTCTTTAATAATGGAAAGCTCAAAGGCCCTTCCATTGTTTACTTTTCTGCCACAGTAGAACTCACCCTTATCTGCATATGAGTTTCTTAGGGCCAGCCAAGAAACAGGATagttaaaaatcaaaacactAACAAAAATCTATTAGATTTCTATCTACCAATGCCAGCACTTAAAACATCATTAAGCCTACAGATTACCTACCACTGACTGTGTTCCAAGTCCTGCTGGGATACCATAATAGATGAGCCCACCAGTCCCTGCAAGGAAGTATAGCCTGCTTTCAGCCATTCTTGGTTCTCACAAGTGCCTTGCCCACCTCATATGCTGGGACTCTGAATTCAGTCTCCTAAGAATCAAATCTAAAACTTGAGTCTCTCTTAGCACAGCAAAGAAATCTGTATCTCAGTTTGATTCTAGgtttctcctctttcattttgaGGTTCTGGACAGATCTGTCCAAACCCAGCCAAACCCAGCCTTTGCCTGTGACTGAGGGCTCTAGCTAGAGCCTGGCTTAATGCTCCTCTGGGCCGGCAAAGACCATTTGTGCTAAAGTCTGCCTGCACAGCTTCTATCAGTTAAAACCTACTCCATGTCTGCAGATACCAGCCAGAGCTATTGGAGACAAGAGAGACCCTAATGCCACTGATGACTAAAACCTTTCACTTAAGCTCCACCAGAAATCTTGATCTCTCCACTTGGAGTTTGGTCCCCAAATGCTTGTCTTCTTATCAGTTTTGCAAGGTTTCTCAGCCTATGGTTAGGTACTAAAATGCAAAGTAATTACCTTCTTAATTCTAAAACAGTTGAGCAATAGGTGAAAGAACCGGAAAGAGAGCAAAATTATTAGCCTTACTTTTAGTACAGTTAGAATTGAGAATGCAACTTGAACAAGAGACCAAAATGGGCTTCCCACTCTTTCCCATGTTAGATTTTTGAAGCCACTTGGGGGAGATTTGAGATTGGAAAGACACTTACCCAGCCAGTCACATGGGATATCTCAGCAAGCTTCACACCTCAATGAGTGTAGAGTCCAAGTGCCAAAAAGAGTGAGGTGAGAGGTGTTCAGCTACCTTTAATCTATTAACACCACCCAAGATAAAAAAAAGTATGAGCCAATGGATGTCAGACTTTACCCTTCTCACTAATCAGTTAAATTGCGGAGAGGAACCAGTGAAAAGGTTGGACAGATGGGCAAAAGGTTTCTTCCAAAAACGTATGAGAGGGCAGAAGTTCCAATTTTTTGCCAAGCAAAACGTGCAAAAAGGGAGAAGATGGTTCTTACAAACTGGAAAGCAATCAAGACTTTCTGTGTCTACAGATTTAGAGTCTCATATATTTGGCAAATTTCAAGATGACCTCTAAGATGTTTTTACCAAATCGTAGACATAGATATGGAAATCATCATCAAATTTGATGAAGTACACAGAGGGTTTTGCTTCTACCTGATGAATGACCATGCCAGTTCTCTTGGAGCCATCGTCTTTGGCGTATTCCACCTGTTTGCCTACCAGGCTGTCTATGACTTCTCCTGGCTCCCTCTCTGCCAGAGGAGAATCATTGGAATCTTGAAGGATGCGGAGGTCACCATCTTTATAATCATCTAAGAGCTGGTACATATATAATACAGGATCTTTCTCATAGGTAATATAAAACCATGTGTTCATGACAGGTGCCTGAGCTAAGACCATCCCCCTCCATTCATTTTTGGAACcttcctctgtctcaaaaatatgttCCACTGCTTTGCCAACCATTATTTCTGCCAAGTGTGTATCACTGATTCTAGATGATGCAACTCTATTAGGAAGGACTTCAAGTGATGACACTCTTTCATCTCTGTGAAgttccaatccataaacacagTCAAATCCATCATATTTGATAAGATACAGAGAGGGATTTACAGGTACCTGATCCAGAACGGTTCCTTTCCACTGTGTTAGAGGTTCATCTCCATCTTTCCATCCGTGCTGAATTCTGCAGCCCACGATGTTCCCCCGAGGCTGGGAGGTGGGTCGGCTCCTATGCTTCTTGTGTGCAGCCTTCCTCTTTATCATGGTAACAGACACACTGCCGTGGCCAGCGCCTGTCCTGGACCGCTGCCCTGCAGCTGCCTTTCCAAACGGGGTCTTCATGCCTGCGAGGAGGAGCACAGTTGCCAGGTGGACCGAGAAAGGAAATTAACAAAATCAATGCATAACACGGAGAGCTTTTTCTCCTAATCAGCGCACCCAATAAACCCACACCTGTTTCTCCCGAAAGCTAGATAGCAAAGCTGGAAATCAAGGCACCCTGGCTGAGTGCCTGCAGTAACCTTCCTCCCCAGCTCAGTCTGGCTAAGATCTGCGGTTCGGTGAAATACGAAGCGTTTCCCCATTCCCCTCGCCCTGCTTCCAACACTACCCGGCCAGGAGGCGCAGATTCCCCACCGTCCCGGATTGCGGGCCTCAAGTGCACAAATCGGACACCTCGCCGTTGCCTCCGCAGTGAGCCTATGGAGGAGGAAAATCAGCGGGCGAGCAGCCCGGTGCTTGCAAAAGCTGGGAGAGGGTGATCCGTAGGCAATGAGTGTCTCTAAGAGGGCGGCGGGGCAGGCGAAGATGACCGTGGCGGCGTCCCTTGCTCTTGGCTCCTGCGTCCTCCGCCTTCCtggtggcggcggcggtggcggtggcCGCAGCCCCTCTCCCACATCGGACTCCCACTAGTCGCTGCTGCGCCGCAGTCTCCTCCCTCTTTTTCTAGCGCAGCTTCCGGTCAGTAGAGAGGCCTCCCCTTCCTGCCAAACACCGCGTGGCGCCCCTCCCCCGCCAACCTGTACCACAGCCCTGGGCGTGGGGGGTGCTCCTAGGCTCTCGGTCTCGCAGCTTCCTCCAAATTAGAAGCTGTGGAGCCCACAACCATCTCTCTCTCACTGCATAGGTTTACCTCTTCTGGTTTAGCACGCGCCCCTCCCCTCACCTAACCTCAACCCTCTGCGCCCCTGCCCCTTCTGCTTTCCACCTTTCAGGAATTAgctctttcctttcccctccctccccgcGTCCCCCCACCCTCCATTGAAGGGGATTTGTGGTAGGACAAGAGAAATGCGCTACTGCTCAGTGTTCAGGCTGCCATCTTGACCCAATCTACGTAATTTTTACTGACTTGTCATTCCCAGACTTAACTTCTtgaggatttcttttcttttcccctgaTTGCAAAAGAATTGCATGCACAATATTGACACtgtaaaattcagaaaattgacatgaaaagaaaataattaagccGGCCTCCCATTTTCCAGGGCTTACAGTGAAATATTAAcactatttccttttccttttttctaagcTCTTACAAAGCTTGGATAATTTTGAATATGCACTTTCATGTCCTGCTCATTTCCATGTAGAATAAACATTTGCTCAGTTTTTTAGATATTTTCTGAGAACATGTTTTGTAGTAGCTTCATAAAATTAAGCATTAGGATTTTTCATAATTTTGCCGTTGCCTCCGATCTTCAGACGTTTAATTGTTAAATACCTATAAATTGTGCTTGCGCATGAATTATTCTGTTCACTTGAACAGAATAACCTAGACACTAAACTTAGAACAATTGCTATAATTAAAACAGGAATTTGTGAGATCATAAATCTGTGGAGAAAGACATTTTAGAAGTGATTCAATCAGTTTTATCGTTActgccatcctagtgggtatgaagtgatatctaattgtggttttaatttgcatttctctaatgactaatgaggatgagcatctttttgtgtgcttgttggacatttgtgtatctttggagaaatgtctatttcaagtgctttgttcattttttaaatgaattgtttGTAGCAGGGCTGttaattgttctttttaaattctggatGAGAgaaccttatcagatatatgatatgaaaatattttatcccgTTTTGTGGGGtgtcttcactttcttgatagtattTTTGATGCACAAAAGCTTAAAACTTGGTTGTGCGTTTGGAGTCACACCTAAATAAACACTGCCAAATCCAAGTTCATGAAAATGTACCCCtatattttcttgtaaaattttgtttgtttttagctcttatatttatgtctttgacccattttgaattaattattaTGTATGGTGTGATGAAGGGGACCAAATTCATTGTTTtgcacatggatatccagttgtctcagCACCTTCTGTTGAAGAGACAATTCTTAGCCTTTTTAATTGTCTTGGCAtacttgttgaaaatcaatttagTACAGATGTATAGGGTTATATCTGGACTCTTAATTCTATTTCATAGAATTTTATGCAAAAACCATGTTTTTGCTTTATCTTTATGCAAGAAccacatttattttttgattactgtaactgtGCAGTATGTTTGAAATCAGTAAGTGTGATTTCtctgaaaatattattaagattgTATTGGGTACTCatgctcccttttttttttttttttttttttttgagacagagtcttgctctgtcgcccaggctagagtgcagtggcacgatctcggctcactgcaacctccgcctctcgggttcaagcgattctcctgtctcaccatcctgagtatctggggttacaggcatgtgccaccacgctcagctaatttcatagttcctttcaatttcatatgaattttaggattgtcttttccttttctgaacaAAAGGActgttgggattttgataagaGTTGCACTGACTCTGCAGATAAACTTGGGAAGTATTGTTATCTCAACAATATTGTCttacaatccatgaacacagagtTTCCAGAGGGCATAATTTCCCACAAACAGAGTTTCCTATGAACACTGGGTATCTTgcaatttatttagatcttctttaaattatttcagcaatgttttgtagttttggttagatttatttctaagttattttattatttttgatgctatggtaaatggaattgtttactgtgatattgtgaaatatatatttgctctTTGATCTCCTTTTCTGGCATACAGCCCCTAAAACCCTTGAAGTATCCTGAGAGATAAGAGTGTCTTTTGTATACTAATAAGATGACTGATGATTGGCagcccctagatagcttcaggatgtgGGCTGTTCACGGCAAAGACCAGGGCATGATTAGAAGATTGGAGCAGAGAGGAGTTAAAGGTTGAATCGATCACCAATGGCTCATGATGTCTACATAATGAAGCCTTCATAAGAACCCAAAATAACAAGGTTAAGAGAGCTTTGGAAGCATATCTAGAGctatatgatctttgacaaacctgacaaaaacaagcaatggggaaaggattccctatttaataaaaggagctgggaaaactggctagccatatgtagaaagctgaaactggatcccttctttacaccttatacaaaaattaattcaagatggattaaagacttaaatgttagacctaaaaccataaaaaccctagaagaaaacctagccattaccattcaggacataggcatgggcaaggacttcatgtctaaaacaccaaaaacaatggcaacagaagccaaaattgacaaatgggatctaattaaactaaagagcttctgcacagcaaaagaaactaccatcagagtgaacaggcaacctacaaaatgggagaaaattttcgcaacctactcatctgacaaagggctaatatccagaatctacaatgaactcaaacaaatttacaagaaaaaaacaaacaaccccatcaaaaagtgggcgaagtacatgaacagacacttctcaaaagaagacatttatgcagtgaaaaaacacatgaaaaaatgctcaccatcactggccatcagagaaatgcaaatcgaaaccacaatgagataccatctcacaccagttagaatggcaatcattaaaaagtcaggaaacaacaggtgctggagaggatgtggagaaataggaacacttttacactgttgggactgtaaactagttcaaccattgtggaagtcagtgtggtgattcctcagggatctagaactagaaataccatttgacccagccatgccattactgggtatatacccaaaggactataaatcatgctgctataaagacacatgcacatgtatgtttattgtggcactattcacaatagcaaagacttggaaccaacccaaatgtccaactatgatagactggattaagaaaatgtggcacatatacaccatggaatactatgcagccataaaaaatgatgagttcatgtcctttgtagggacatggatgaaattggaaatcatcattctcagtaaactatcgcaagaacaaaaaaccaaataccgcatattctcactcataggtgggaattgaacaatgagaacacatggacacaggaaggggaacatcacactctggagactgttgtggggtggggggaggggggagggatagctttaggagatatacctaatgctaaatgacgagttaatgggtgcagcacaccagcatggcacatgtatacatatgtaactaacctgcacattttgcacatgtgccctaaaacttaaagtataataataataaacttaaaaaaaaaaaaaagagagctttGGGATAGCTGAACACCTGGAGGTTCCTGAAGGGTGGCTCACTTGAACAGGGCATGGAAGTTTGGTGCCCCATTCCACATACCTTGCCCAATGTATCTCTTCCTTCTGTGTGTTCATCTGTAtcttttgtaatatcctttacaataaatgggtaaatgtaagtaaagtgtttccctgagttctgtgagctgctctagcaaattaattgaatgaGAACCCTGATTTATAGTTGGTCTGTTAGAAGTACAGATCATAATCTGGAACTTATAATTGGCATCTAAAGTgcagggcagtcttgtgggattgAGCCCTCATGATTTTTAAGCCTTGATATTGTATcttgtcttagttcaggctgttataacaaattaccatagaatGAGTGGCTgaaacaataaacatatatttctcacagttctggagactgggtcTCCAGATAAGTCCGAGATAAGAAGTACAGGCCAATTTCCTTCCCCGGGGATAGGCCCTCTTTCTGGTTCCAAATGGCTATCTTCTCATTAtaccctcacatggtggagagcagagagagagctAGCTCTCTGGCTACTTCTTATAAGAGCATTAATCCCATCCATaggggctctaccctcatgacctaattatctcccaaaggctccaccttcaaatattatcacattggagattaggCTTTAACATATACATTTAGGGGACAGGGCCACAAACATTCAATCCATAGCATGTCCTGAAATTTGACTGAATCCTTTTAATCATTTCAGTAGTTACTAATGGATTCTTTGGGATCATCTCTATATACAATGGTATTATCAGCAAATAAGgatagttttacattttcctaatatggataacttttatttatttattttcttactcgATTGCCCTGTCTAGAACCTAGTGCAGTACAATGCTGAATGGAAATAGTGAGGGGGCATTCTTGTCCTCTTCTTATACTTAGGGGGAGAGGTTTCAGCCTTTCCCTGTTGAATGTGAATTTAGctcttttttaaattcatatatgTCTCTTATCTtgaagaagttcccttctattcctagtttgttgacaggtttattattattattattagagggtgttgga
This region includes:
- the SPIN3 gene encoding spindlin-3 → MKTPFGKAAAGQRSRTGAGHGSVSVTMIKRKAAHKKHRSRPTSQPRGNIVGCRIQHGWKDGDEPLTQWKGTVLDQVPVNPSLYLIKYDGFDCVYGLELHRDERVSSLEVLPNRVASSRISDTHLAEIMVGKAVEHIFETEEGSKNEWRGMVLAQAPVMNTWFYITYEKDPVLYMYQLLDDYKDGDLRILQDSNDSPLAEREPGEVIDSLVGKQVEYAKDDGSKRTGMVIHQVEAKPSVYFIKFDDDFHIYVYDLVKTS